CCGGGCGTTGCGCGCGTGCACGTGGTCACGCCCGTCGGAAATGCTGATCACGCCGATCCGGGCCACACTGCCTCCTAGGTTCTGTTTGGTAAGCGGCGGAGCCGCTTGCTGTGGGCCGTGCGCTGGCACCGCCGCGGGTTTGATTCCGCGGGGTCGCGCGGAGCGCGTCCGTCGAGGGTGGTGGTGGGCAGGCGGGAGGGGCCGCCACCCGCACCGCCACGCAAGCCACTCCCAAACACTCCTCCGGGCGGGTAATCGATTACTCAAGACGCTATTCTGGACCCCGGACGGTGTCAATAGGGTCGGGAAGCCCCGCTGTCCACCGCGTGAGCGGCAGGGGAAGACAGGAGGTCGCGGTGGCGACCATCAGCGATGTGGCACGGCACGCCGGCGTGTCGACGGCCACCGTGTCACGGGCGCTCAACGGCGTGTCCACCGTGGATCCGGCACTGGTCGCGCGGGTGCGCGCGTCCGCCGAGGAACTCGGCTACCAGCCCAACGGACTGGCCCGCAACCTGCGCCGCCAGGAGACCGCCGTCCTCGCGCTGATCATCTCCGATGTGGAGAACCCGTTCTTCACCGCGATCGCCCGCGGGGTCGAGGACGTCGCGCAGACCGCCGGGTTCTCGGTGGTGCTGTGCAACTCCGACGAAAGCGCCGAGAAAGAACGCCGCTACATCGACGTGGCGCTGCAGGAACGGGTCGCCGGGGTGGTCCTCTCGCCCACCGACGAGTGGGCCGGGGTCGAAATGCTGCTGCGGCGCGGTACCCCGGTGGTCGCCGTGGACCGGCCACTGCAGGTCGGCACCGGGGACCAGGTCCTCGTCGACACGCGGGCCGCCGCCCGCGCGGCCACCGCGCACCTGCTCGCGGCGGGCTACCAGCGCGTCGGTTGCGTGACCGGGCCAGAGGGGGTGCGCACGGCCGACGACCGGCTGGCCGGGTACCGCGAGGGCATCGGACGGCGCAGGCGGCGCGAGCGGCGGGCCGAGTACCGGGCCTCCGGCGGCGCGGCGGCCACGCGCGCGCTCCTGGCCGAGCCCGAACCCCCGGACGCGCTGCTGGTGGCCAACAGCGCCATGGCGATCGGCGTCCTCGAAACGCTGCGCGCCGAGGGGCTGCGGCTGGGCCGGGACGTCGGTGTGGTCGCCTTCGACGACGTCGCCTGGGCCACGCTCATCGACCCGCCGCTGACGGTCGTGGCCCAGCCGGCGTACGAGATCGGCGCCGAAGCCGCGCGGCTGCTGCTGGCCCGCATCGCCGACGGCTCACTGCCCCCGACCGCCACGACACTGGAAGCACATCTCATCGAACGGGGCAGCAGCCACCGCGCCTGACCCGGCTCGGGAGCGTGGCCGGGGACGGGTCAGGAGCCGTTGAGTTCGGCGTAGGTGGCGGCCGCGTTCTCCTTCGTCACCAGCTTCGTCGGCAGCGTCTGCGTCTTGGGCACCTGCTGGCAGTCGACCAGGATGCGCTTGGCCGCGTCGATCGCCTCCTTGCCGCCGGTCGGGTAGAGGAACGTCGCCGACAGCCTGCCCGCCTCGACGGCCTTGAGCCCGCCGGACTCGATGGGCAGCCCGTCGATGCCGGTGATGGGCAGGTCGGCCCGCCCGGCGTTGGACGCCGCGATGCGCGCGCCCTCGCCCATCGGGTCGTTGTGCGAGTAGATCGCCTGGATGTCCGGGTTGGCCTTGAGGATCGCGTCGGCCTGCTGCTGCCCCTTGTCGCGCAGCCAGTCGCCGTCCTGCGCGGCCACGATCTCGATGTTCGACCCCTGGATGCCCTGCATGAAACCGTCGTGGCGTTCCCGCGCCGGTGTCGACCCAGCCAGCCCGCGCAGCTCACCGATCTTCCCGCCATTCGGCAGCAGCACCGTCTTGTAGTACTCGCCCGCCTGGCGCCCGATGTCCACGTTGTCCGCGCCGATGAACGAGGTGTAGGCGTCGCCGTCGACCTTGCGGTCCAGCACCAGCACCGGGATCCCCTTGTCGAAGGCGCGTTTCACCGGCGCGGTCAGCGGAGTCGCCTCGTTCGGGCTGATGATGAGCAGATCGATCTGCTGGGTGATGAAGTTGTCGACCTGCTCGACCTGTTTGGAGTTGTCCTGCGCCGCGTCGGCGAAGTTCACCGTGAACTGCGGGACCGAGGCGGCGGCGGCGCGGATGTCGTCGTCCATCCGCTGCCGGTAGGGCTCGGCGACGTTGGCCTGGCTCATCCCGATCGTGTACTGGCCGTCGGCCCCGCACTTCTCGGGCGCGCCCTGCGCGCCCCCGGTGCCGGAGTTCTCGCTGGTGGTGCCGCAGGCCGCGAGCAGCAGGCACGCGCCGACCGCCGCCAGGCCACGGGACTTCCTCATGGTCTTTCCCCTTCC
This is a stretch of genomic DNA from Amycolatopsis endophytica. It encodes these proteins:
- a CDS encoding LacI family DNA-binding transcriptional regulator, yielding MATISDVARHAGVSTATVSRALNGVSTVDPALVARVRASAEELGYQPNGLARNLRRQETAVLALIISDVENPFFTAIARGVEDVAQTAGFSVVLCNSDESAEKERRYIDVALQERVAGVVLSPTDEWAGVEMLLRRGTPVVAVDRPLQVGTGDQVLVDTRAAARAATAHLLAAGYQRVGCVTGPEGVRTADDRLAGYREGIGRRRRRERRAEYRASGGAAATRALLAEPEPPDALLVANSAMAIGVLETLRAEGLRLGRDVGVVAFDDVAWATLIDPPLTVVAQPAYEIGAEAARLLLARIADGSLPPTATTLEAHLIERGSSHRA
- a CDS encoding substrate-binding domain-containing protein; translated protein: MRKSRGLAAVGACLLLAACGTTSENSGTGGAQGAPEKCGADGQYTIGMSQANVAEPYRQRMDDDIRAAAASVPQFTVNFADAAQDNSKQVEQVDNFITQQIDLLIISPNEATPLTAPVKRAFDKGIPVLVLDRKVDGDAYTSFIGADNVDIGRQAGEYYKTVLLPNGGKIGELRGLAGSTPARERHDGFMQGIQGSNIEIVAAQDGDWLRDKGQQQADAILKANPDIQAIYSHNDPMGEGARIAASNAGRADLPITGIDGLPIESGGLKAVEAGRLSATFLYPTGGKEAIDAAKRILVDCQQVPKTQTLPTKLVTKENAAATYAELNGS